In Methylomagnum ishizawai, one DNA window encodes the following:
- the gltB gene encoding glutamate synthase large subunit → MSYNAIPAKQGLYDPRNEHDACGVGFIAHIKGQKSHEIVCKGLEILRNITHRGAVGADPLAGDGAGILVQTPDAFLREECARLGISLPQVGSYGVGMVFLPRNPEHRAACEKIIEAIIAAEGQNFLGWRDVPVDNTGLGESVKAIEPVIRQVFVGCAATCADQNTFERKLFVIRKQIDNQIRDLNLAEGKMFYIPSFSSRTLVYKGMLLADQVGVFYQDLQDERLVSALALVHQRFSTNTFPTWDLAHPFRMIAHNGEINTVRGNINWMAARRYSMASELLGDDINKIWPLIGGGKSDSACFDNALELLVMGGYSLVHAMMLLIPEAWAGNPLMDEKRRAFYEYHSALMEPWDGPAAVAFTDGRQIGATLDRNGLRPARYLITDDDYVVMASEMGVLDIPESKIVKKWRLQPGKMFLIDTEQGRIIDDAEIKAELADKAPYQQWLSETQIQLEKLPPEVAAMPPDSQTLLDRQQAFGYTQEDIKFFLKPMAASGQEPVGSMGTDAALAVLSARPRLLYDYFKQAFAQVTNPAIDPIREELVMSLVSHIGPRPNLLGLNHGGTHKRLEVHQPILTNKDLEKIRRIEARTGGAFKTSTLSFCYPADAGASGMEPALKSLCAQAEQAVHAGDNILVLSDRDMDADHIAIPALLATSAVHYHLINTGLRTQVGLVIETGEAREVHHFALLAGYGAEAINPYLAFDTLSDLRTTLSEKISEDEVHKRYIKAIGKALLKIMSKMGISTYQSYCGAQVFNAIGLSDDFLNQYFAGTSCTTDGAGLKEIAEEAVRRHRTAYSDAPLYRNALDVGGEYAFRVRGEDHVWTPETISKLQHATRTNNWDTYVDYTKSINEQNERLLTLRGLLDFKYDRAPVPLEEVESAKDIVKRFATGAMSFGSISYEAHTTLAIAMNRIGGKSNTGEGGELPERFTPLANGDSMRSAIKQVASGRFGVTAEYLVNADDIQIKISQGAKPGEGGQLPGHKVDAVIAKVRHSTPGVGLISPPPHHDIYSIEDLKQLIHDLKNVNPAARISVKLVSEVGVGTVAAGVAKAHADHVTIAGYDGGTGASPITSIKHAGLPWEIGLAETHQTLVLNKLRGRICVQADGGMRTGRDVVIAALLGADEMGFATAPLIVEGCIMMRKCHLNTCPVGVATQDPELRKRFTGQPEHVVNFFFFIAEEVRQLMAKLGYRSFAEMIGQADRLDMRKAVAHWKASKIDLSRLLYKPDAGAGVAIANTESQDHGLNQALDRQLIDMATPALETKKPVSIDIGVRNFNRTVGAMLSGEVAKRYGHAGLPEDTIHVRMHGTAGQSFGTFLAAGISLELVGEANDYVGKGLSGGRIAIYPPAESPIVPEENIIVGNTVLYGAIQGECYFRGVAGERFAVRNSGAVAVVEGVGDHGCEYMTGGVVVVLGSTGRNFAAGMSGGVAYVLDETGDFDRRCNLSMVELEPIPAEDAALEALDHQGGDLETHGLVDVMRDMTKQDAQRLHALVERHAHYTGSAKAKLILENWAAYLPKFVKVMPVDYKQALEKMAKAKAQAEVRH, encoded by the coding sequence ATGAGTTATAACGCCATCCCCGCCAAGCAGGGGCTGTACGACCCCCGCAACGAACACGACGCTTGCGGCGTGGGCTTCATCGCCCACATCAAGGGCCAGAAGAGCCACGAGATTGTTTGCAAGGGTCTGGAAATCCTCAGAAACATCACCCACCGGGGCGCGGTGGGCGCGGACCCCCTGGCCGGGGACGGCGCGGGGATTTTGGTGCAGACGCCCGACGCCTTCCTGCGCGAGGAATGCGCCCGGCTCGGCATCTCCCTACCGCAAGTCGGCAGCTACGGCGTCGGCATGGTGTTCCTGCCGCGCAACCCCGAACACCGCGCCGCCTGCGAAAAAATCATCGAAGCCATCATCGCCGCCGAAGGCCAAAACTTCCTGGGTTGGCGCGATGTGCCGGTCGATAACACGGGGCTGGGCGAATCGGTCAAAGCCATCGAGCCGGTCATCCGCCAAGTCTTCGTCGGCTGCGCCGCCACTTGCGCCGACCAGAACACCTTCGAACGCAAGCTGTTCGTCATCCGCAAGCAAATCGACAACCAAATCCGCGACCTCAACCTGGCCGAAGGCAAGATGTTCTACATCCCGTCCTTCTCCTCGCGGACGCTGGTTTACAAAGGCATGTTGCTGGCCGATCAAGTCGGCGTGTTCTACCAGGATTTGCAGGACGAGCGCTTGGTATCGGCCCTGGCCCTGGTGCATCAACGTTTTTCCACCAACACCTTCCCGACCTGGGATTTGGCCCATCCCTTCCGCATGATCGCCCACAACGGCGAAATCAACACCGTGCGCGGCAATATCAACTGGATGGCCGCCCGCCGCTATTCCATGGCCTCGGAACTCTTGGGCGACGACATCAACAAGATTTGGCCCTTGATCGGCGGCGGCAAATCCGACTCGGCCTGCTTCGACAACGCGCTGGAACTTCTGGTCATGGGCGGCTATTCGCTGGTCCACGCCATGATGCTGCTGATCCCGGAAGCCTGGGCCGGCAATCCGCTGATGGACGAGAAGCGCCGCGCCTTCTACGAATACCACTCGGCCCTGATGGAGCCTTGGGACGGCCCCGCCGCCGTGGCCTTCACCGATGGCCGCCAAATCGGCGCGACCCTGGACCGTAACGGTCTGCGCCCCGCCCGCTACCTCATCACCGATGACGATTACGTGGTCATGGCTTCGGAAATGGGCGTCCTCGACATCCCGGAAAGCAAGATCGTCAAGAAATGGCGCTTGCAGCCGGGCAAGATGTTCCTCATCGACACCGAGCAGGGCCGCATCATCGACGACGCCGAAATCAAGGCGGAACTGGCCGATAAAGCCCCCTACCAGCAATGGTTGAGCGAGACCCAAATCCAGTTGGAAAAGCTGCCGCCGGAAGTGGCCGCGATGCCGCCGGATTCGCAGACCCTGTTGGACCGTCAACAAGCCTTCGGCTACACCCAGGAAGACATCAAGTTCTTCCTGAAACCCATGGCCGCGAGCGGCCAAGAGCCGGTCGGTTCCATGGGCACCGACGCGGCGCTGGCCGTGCTGTCGGCCCGTCCGCGCTTGCTGTACGACTATTTCAAGCAGGCTTTCGCCCAGGTCACCAACCCGGCCATCGACCCGATCCGCGAGGAACTGGTCATGTCCCTGGTCTCCCACATCGGGCCGCGCCCGAACCTGTTGGGTCTTAACCATGGCGGCACCCATAAGCGCCTGGAAGTGCATCAGCCCATCCTGACCAACAAGGATTTGGAGAAAATCCGCCGCATCGAGGCCCGCACCGGCGGCGCGTTCAAGACTTCCACCCTGAGCTTCTGCTATCCGGCGGACGCGGGCGCGAGCGGGATGGAACCGGCGCTGAAATCCCTATGCGCCCAGGCCGAGCAAGCCGTCCACGCGGGCGACAATATCCTGGTGCTGTCCGACCGCGACATGGATGCCGACCATATCGCCATCCCGGCATTGCTGGCCACTTCCGCCGTGCATTACCACCTGATCAACACCGGCCTCCGCACCCAGGTGGGCTTGGTAATCGAAACCGGCGAGGCCCGCGAGGTGCATCACTTCGCCCTGCTGGCGGGCTATGGCGCGGAAGCCATCAACCCCTATCTGGCCTTCGACACGCTGTCCGACCTGCGCACGACCCTGTCCGAGAAAATCTCCGAGGACGAGGTCCACAAGCGCTATATCAAAGCCATCGGCAAGGCGCTGCTCAAGATTATGTCCAAGATGGGCATCTCGACCTACCAATCCTACTGCGGCGCCCAGGTGTTCAACGCCATCGGCCTGAGCGATGATTTCCTGAACCAGTATTTCGCGGGCACCTCCTGCACCACCGATGGCGCGGGTCTGAAAGAGATTGCCGAGGAAGCGGTGCGCCGCCATCGCACGGCCTACAGCGATGCGCCCCTCTACCGCAACGCCTTGGATGTGGGCGGCGAATACGCCTTCCGCGTGCGCGGCGAAGACCATGTCTGGACTCCGGAAACCATTTCCAAGCTCCAGCACGCCACCCGCACCAACAACTGGGATACCTACGTCGATTACACGAAATCCATCAACGAGCAGAACGAGCGCTTGCTGACCCTGCGCGGCTTGTTGGACTTCAAGTACGACCGTGCGCCGGTGCCGCTGGAAGAAGTGGAATCCGCCAAGGACATCGTCAAGCGTTTCGCCACCGGCGCAATGTCGTTCGGCTCGATCTCCTACGAAGCCCACACCACGCTGGCCATCGCCATGAACCGCATCGGCGGCAAATCCAACACCGGCGAAGGTGGCGAACTGCCGGAGCGCTTCACCCCGCTGGCAAACGGCGATTCCATGCGTTCCGCCATCAAGCAGGTGGCTTCCGGGCGTTTTGGCGTGACCGCCGAATATCTGGTCAACGCCGATGACATCCAGATCAAGATTTCGCAGGGCGCGAAGCCGGGTGAAGGCGGCCAGCTCCCAGGGCACAAGGTCGATGCGGTCATCGCCAAGGTGCGCCATTCGACCCCCGGTGTCGGCCTGATTTCGCCGCCGCCGCACCATGACATCTATTCCATCGAAGACTTGAAGCAGCTCATCCACGACCTCAAGAACGTGAACCCGGCAGCCCGCATCAGCGTCAAGCTGGTGTCGGAAGTGGGCGTCGGCACGGTCGCGGCGGGCGTCGCCAAGGCCCATGCCGACCATGTGACCATCGCCGGTTACGACGGCGGCACCGGGGCCAGCCCGATCACCTCGATCAAGCATGCCGGTTTGCCCTGGGAAATCGGTTTGGCCGAAACCCACCAGACCTTGGTGCTGAACAAGCTGCGGGGCCGGATTTGCGTGCAGGCCGATGGCGGCATGCGGACGGGCCGTGACGTAGTCATCGCCGCCCTGTTGGGTGCCGACGAAATGGGCTTCGCCACCGCGCCCCTGATCGTCGAAGGCTGCATCATGATGCGCAAATGCCATCTGAACACCTGCCCCGTCGGCGTCGCCACCCAAGACCCGGAACTCCGCAAGCGCTTCACCGGCCAGCCGGAGCATGTGGTGAACTTCTTCTTCTTCATCGCCGAGGAAGTGCGCCAACTCATGGCCAAGCTGGGCTACCGCAGCTTCGCGGAAATGATCGGCCAAGCCGACCGCCTCGACATGCGCAAAGCCGTGGCCCATTGGAAGGCGTCCAAGATCGACCTGTCGCGCTTGCTGTATAAGCCGGATGCGGGCGCGGGCGTCGCCATCGCCAACACCGAAAGCCAGGATCACGGCCTCAACCAAGCGCTGGACCGCCAGTTGATCGACATGGCGACGCCGGCCTTGGAGACCAAGAAACCGGTCAGCATCGACATCGGCGTGCGCAACTTCAACCGCACCGTGGGCGCAATGCTCTCGGGCGAGGTGGCGAAGCGCTATGGCCATGCCGGTTTGCCGGAAGACACCATCCATGTCCGTATGCACGGCACGGCGGGCCAGAGCTTCGGCACCTTCCTGGCGGCGGGCATCAGCCTCGAACTCGTCGGCGAAGCCAACGACTATGTCGGCAAGGGCTTGTCCGGGGGCCGCATCGCCATCTACCCGCCCGCCGAATCGCCCATCGTGCCCGAGGAAAACATCATCGTCGGCAACACCGTGTTATACGGGGCCATCCAAGGCGAGTGCTATTTCCGCGGCGTCGCGGGCGAGCGCTTCGCGGTGCGCAACTCCGGCGCGGTCGCGGTGGTGGAAGGCGTGGGCGACCATGGCTGCGAATACATGACCGGCGGCGTGGTGGTGGTGCTGGGCAGCACGGGCCGCAACTTCGCGGCGGGCATGTCGGGCGGCGTGGCCTATGTGCTGGACGAAACCGGCGATTTCGACCGCCGCTGTAATCTGTCCATGGTGGAATTGGAGCCGATCCCGGCGGAAGACGCCGCGCTGGAAGCCCTGGACCATCAGGGCGGCGACCTCGAAACCCATGGCCTGGTCGATGTCATGCGCGACATGACCAAGCAGGATGCCCAGCGCCTACACGCCCTGGTCGAACGCCACGCCCACTATACCGGCAGCGCCAAGGCCAAGCTGATCCTGGAGAACTGGGCGGCCTACCTGCCGAAGTTCGTCAAGGTCATGCCGGTCGATTACAAGCAGGCATTGGAAAAGATGGCGAAAGCCAAGGCGCAGGCCGAGGTCCGGCACTGA
- a CDS encoding phosphatase PAP2 family protein, which produces MKLLSTIHQYDVSMFYWVMARKHLAFFTQISRWVSRSGDGGLYALFAVYLFYTGLPADRLFLTTGLAAFLLERPVYFVLKNWFKRNRPQDALFDFRSFIIPSDQFSFPSGHTSAAFLMATLLTYFHPALAVPAYLWASGVGLSRIFLGVHFPSDILVGATMGTSIALFSMRILGT; this is translated from the coding sequence ATGAAGCTCTTATCCACCATCCATCAATACGATGTATCGATGTTCTACTGGGTCATGGCCCGGAAACATCTCGCGTTCTTCACCCAAATCAGCCGCTGGGTTTCCCGCTCCGGCGATGGCGGCCTGTACGCCCTGTTCGCGGTCTATCTGTTCTACACCGGACTCCCCGCCGACCGGCTGTTCCTGACCACCGGGTTGGCCGCCTTCCTGCTCGAACGCCCGGTCTATTTCGTCCTCAAGAATTGGTTCAAGCGCAACCGCCCGCAGGACGCCCTGTTCGATTTCCGCAGTTTCATCATCCCTTCCGACCAGTTCAGCTTCCCCTCCGGGCATACTTCCGCCGCTTTCCTCATGGCGACCCTCTTGACCTACTTCCATCCCGCGCTGGCCGTGCCCGCCTACCTCTGGGCAAGCGGCGTCGGTTTGTCTAGGATATTCCTCGGGGTGCATTTCCCCAGCGATATTTTGGTAGGCGCAACCATGGGCACCAGCATCGCCCTGTTCAGCATGAGGATTCTCGGTACGTGA
- a CDS encoding DUF2024 family protein — translation MNIFHVFDTFATRATGGILHFDVVLPTNDPALALRAARAWLAAIGAPDAQVNPESCAYCHSTPDAPEDVRGEIATRGYAIYKLEGCPRD, via the coding sequence ATGAACATCTTCCATGTCTTCGACACCTTCGCTACCCGCGCCACGGGCGGCATCCTGCATTTCGATGTGGTCCTACCCACGAACGACCCGGCCCTGGCCTTGCGGGCCGCCCGCGCCTGGCTGGCCGCCATCGGCGCGCCCGACGCCCAGGTCAACCCGGAAAGTTGCGCCTACTGCCATAGCACGCCGGACGCGCCGGAGGACGTGCGCGGGGAAATCGCGACGCGGGGCTATGCCATTTACAAACTGGAGGGTTGCCCGCGGGACTGA
- a CDS encoding MarR family winged helix-turn-helix transcriptional regulator, translated as MNTDAIYEYLERIANLLRTDVRRTGIGNGLQPVQLEALHYLGRCNRYSNTPVAVAEFLGLTKGTVSQTLGVLEANHLIEKQADAKDRRVVHLRLTEAGAHVVAESIPPQVLKSAFDGLSATEAGEVLGVLDWVLRRLQQANGLKTFGACKTCRHHLLEAGGGRRCGLTTEALSEVDAEQLCREHGHPAQAREDAY; from the coding sequence ATGAACACCGACGCCATCTACGAATATCTGGAACGTATCGCCAACCTGCTCCGCACCGATGTGCGCAGGACGGGGATCGGCAACGGGTTGCAACCGGTGCAATTGGAAGCCTTGCACTACCTTGGCCGTTGCAACCGCTACAGCAATACCCCGGTGGCCGTGGCCGAATTCCTGGGGTTGACCAAGGGCACCGTCTCCCAGACCCTGGGGGTGTTGGAGGCCAACCACTTGATCGAGAAGCAGGCCGACGCCAAGGACCGCCGGGTGGTGCATCTGCGCCTGACCGAGGCCGGGGCGCATGTGGTGGCGGAATCGATCCCGCCGCAGGTGCTGAAATCGGCCTTCGACGGCCTGAGCGCAACCGAGGCAGGCGAGGTGTTGGGGGTGTTGGATTGGGTGCTGCGGCGCTTGCAGCAGGCCAACGGGCTCAAGACCTTCGGTGCCTGCAAGACCTGCCGCCATCATTTATTGGAAGCCGGTGGCGGGCGGCGTTGCGGACTTACCACCGAGGCGCTGTCCGAGGTGGACGCGGAGCAGCTTTGCCGCGAGCATGGGCATCCCGCCCAGGCCCGGGAGGATGCTTATTGA
- the yrfG gene encoding GMP/IMP nucleotidase, producing MIEWQNISSVFLDMDGTLLDLNFDNHFWLEFVPRRYAERHGLSLEEANARLAPRFKATEGRLEWYCLDYWSEQLQLDIADMKAEIAGLIAVLPHVTEFLDGVRALGKRLVLVTNAHPKSLGLKMERTRLHAFFDHIVSSHSLGHPKEDPVFWDKLGGIEPFDPARTLLVDDSLPVLRSARRFGIAHLVAIRKNDSRRPPREIDEFPAIHDFRELLATGTAQ from the coding sequence ATGATCGAATGGCAAAACATTAGCAGCGTGTTTCTCGATATGGACGGCACTTTGCTGGACCTGAATTTCGATAACCACTTCTGGCTGGAATTCGTGCCCCGGCGCTATGCCGAACGCCATGGCCTGAGCTTGGAGGAAGCCAACGCCCGGCTGGCACCGCGTTTCAAGGCCACCGAGGGCCGCTTGGAATGGTATTGCCTGGATTATTGGAGCGAACAATTGCAGCTCGATATCGCCGATATGAAGGCGGAAATCGCCGGACTGATCGCCGTGCTGCCGCATGTCACCGAGTTCTTGGACGGGGTCCGCGCCCTGGGCAAGCGCTTGGTATTGGTCACCAACGCCCATCCCAAGAGCCTTGGCCTCAAGATGGAGCGCACCCGGCTCCACGCCTTTTTCGACCATATCGTCAGTTCCCATAGCCTGGGCCACCCCAAGGAAGACCCGGTATTCTGGGACAAGCTGGGCGGCATCGAGCCTTTCGACCCGGCGCGGACCCTGCTGGTGGACGATAGCCTCCCGGTATTGCGCTCGGCGCGGCGCTTCGGCATCGCCCATCTGGTCGCCATCCGCAAGAACGATTCGCGGCGTCCGCCCCGCGAGATCGACGAATTCCCCGCCATCCACGATTTCCGGGAATTGCTCGCGACCGGAACCGCTCAATAA
- a CDS encoding membrane lipoprotein lipid attachment site-containing protein, with product MRKILIAICAVSALAACSTKEQTGLKEILVDKFKDDQDLKDYKLDPEPVAECVVKEITDSLPGFAGDPRREQYFEAYARFLSVRSPNDAEKAITDYTQLFGSPKRAREAANGVTEFVMNCMGKAIEKVGGGEPGQ from the coding sequence ATGAGAAAAATCCTGATCGCTATTTGCGCGGTATCCGCCCTGGCCGCTTGTTCGACCAAGGAGCAGACCGGACTCAAGGAAATCCTGGTCGACAAGTTCAAGGACGACCAAGACCTGAAAGACTACAAGCTCGATCCCGAACCTGTCGCCGAGTGCGTGGTGAAGGAAATCACCGACTCCTTGCCGGGATTCGCCGGCGACCCGCGCCGTGAGCAGTATTTCGAGGCTTATGCCCGTTTCCTCAGCGTCAGGTCCCCCAACGACGCGGAGAAGGCCATCACCGATTACACCCAGTTGTTCGGCTCGCCCAAGCGGGCCCGCGAAGCCGCCAACGGCGTGACCGAATTCGTGATGAACTGCATGGGCAAGGCCATCGAGAAAGTGGGCGGCGGCGAGCCCGGCCAATAA
- a CDS encoding MJ1255/VC2487 family glycosyltransferase yields the protein MKIFYGVQATGNGHITRARVMAPRLRAAGIEVTYLFTGRPWEQLFEMEVFGDYQWRRGLTFHTHAGRVSYLKTAVENNPTHFWRDIRSLDLSGYDLVITDFEPVTAWAARLRGIKTIGLGHQYAFPQDIPITGDDIFARNIMRYFAPATTGLGLHWHHFGQPILPPVIETPEPGPVQQNKILVYLPFEEIHDIVHLFQGFRDYQFHVYTHHYIEHKPPHIHIKQLSRAGFQNDLRDAAGVVCNAGFELACEALQMGKKLLVKPLRAQMEQLSNALALEATQLGAVMPELDAVAVDYWLKNGRTIQVVFPDVGQAIVEWLLKGEWRVDLDWAMSIWDRVVYRDPAHHTPLAVPA from the coding sequence GTGAAGATATTTTATGGCGTCCAGGCCACGGGCAATGGACATATCACCCGGGCGCGGGTCATGGCACCACGCCTCCGGGCCGCTGGCATCGAGGTGACTTACTTGTTCACGGGCCGCCCTTGGGAACAATTGTTCGAGATGGAGGTGTTCGGGGATTATCAATGGCGGCGGGGCTTGACCTTCCACACCCATGCGGGCCGGGTCAGCTATCTCAAAACCGCCGTCGAGAACAATCCCACCCATTTCTGGCGGGATATCAGATCGCTGGACCTGTCCGGCTACGATCTGGTCATCACCGACTTCGAGCCGGTGACCGCCTGGGCGGCCCGGCTACGCGGCATCAAGACCATCGGCCTCGGCCACCAATACGCCTTCCCGCAGGATATTCCCATCACCGGGGACGATATTTTCGCCCGCAATATCATGCGGTATTTCGCGCCCGCCACCACCGGACTGGGCCTGCATTGGCACCATTTCGGCCAGCCGATCCTGCCGCCGGTGATCGAAACCCCGGAACCCGGCCCGGTCCAGCAAAACAAGATATTGGTTTATCTGCCCTTCGAAGAAATCCACGATATCGTACACCTATTCCAGGGTTTCCGGGATTATCAATTCCATGTTTATACCCACCATTATATCGAACATAAACCCCCGCATATCCATATCAAACAACTCTCCCGCGCCGGTTTCCAGAACGATCTCAGGGATGCGGCGGGCGTGGTGTGCAACGCCGGCTTCGAGCTGGCCTGCGAAGCCCTGCAAATGGGCAAGAAGCTGTTGGTGAAACCCTTGCGGGCGCAGATGGAACAGCTGTCCAACGCCCTGGCCCTGGAGGCAACCCAGTTGGGCGCGGTGATGCCGGAATTGGACGCGGTGGCGGTGGACTATTGGCTGAAGAATGGCCGGACCATCCAAGTGGTGTTCCCGGATGTCGGGCAGGCCATCGTGGAATGGTTGCTCAAGGGCGAGTGGCGGGTGGACCTGGATTGGGCCATGAGCATCTGGGACCGGGTGGTCTACCGCGACCCCGCCCACCACACGCCCCTGGCCGTTCCGGCGTGA
- a CDS encoding glutamate synthase subunit beta, whose translation MGKPTGFMEISRQDRRYTLVADRTQHYREFVIPLTEEEVAKQGARCMDCGIPYCHQGCPINNIIPDWNDLVYQGNFQEAIEVLHSTNNFPEFTGRICPAPCEAACTLNLTDEPVTIKSIECTIIDKAWEMGWVKPQIPARRTGKKVAVVGSGPAGLAAAQQLARAGHSVVVFEKNDRIGGLLRYGIPDFKFEKHHIDRRIAQMQAEGVVFRPNWHIGKDIPAKQLVDEFDAVVLAGGSEHPRDLTVPGREFKGVHFAMEFLPQQNKRNAGDALPEDSSLSAKGKHVVVIGGGDTGSDCIGTSIRHGAVSITQLEILPKPPEKENKATTWPNWPNKLRTSSSHEEGCERMWSVDTVSLEGENGQVTQINCVKVEWKNEGGRWVMNKVEGSEFSLKADMVLLAMGFVHPVHGGMLQELGVDLDERRNVKANTLDYRTSLDKVFTAGDMRRGQSLVVWAIREGRQCARAVDEYLMGASELPR comes from the coding sequence ATGGGCAAACCCACGGGATTCATGGAAATCTCGCGTCAGGACAGGCGCTACACGCTGGTGGCGGACCGCACCCAGCACTACCGGGAATTCGTCATTCCGTTGACCGAGGAGGAAGTCGCCAAGCAGGGCGCGCGCTGTATGGACTGCGGCATCCCCTATTGTCATCAGGGCTGCCCCATCAACAACATCATCCCGGATTGGAACGATCTGGTTTACCAGGGCAATTTCCAGGAAGCCATCGAGGTGCTGCACAGCACCAACAACTTCCCGGAATTCACGGGCCGCATCTGCCCCGCACCCTGCGAAGCCGCCTGCACCCTGAACCTCACCGACGAACCCGTCACCATCAAGTCCATCGAATGCACCATCATCGACAAGGCTTGGGAAATGGGCTGGGTCAAGCCGCAAATCCCCGCCCGCCGCACCGGCAAGAAGGTCGCCGTCGTGGGCTCCGGCCCGGCGGGACTCGCCGCCGCCCAGCAATTGGCGCGGGCCGGGCATAGCGTCGTCGTGTTCGAGAAGAACGACCGCATCGGCGGCCTCTTGCGCTACGGCATCCCCGATTTCAAGTTCGAGAAGCACCACATCGACCGCCGCATCGCCCAGATGCAAGCCGAAGGCGTGGTGTTCCGCCCCAATTGGCACATCGGCAAGGACATTCCCGCCAAGCAATTGGTCGATGAATTCGACGCCGTGGTCTTGGCCGGCGGCTCCGAGCATCCGCGCGACCTCACCGTGCCGGGCCGCGAATTCAAGGGCGTGCATTTCGCCATGGAATTCCTGCCCCAGCAGAACAAGCGCAACGCGGGCGATGCGCTGCCGGAAGACTCCAGCCTGAGCGCCAAAGGCAAGCACGTCGTGGTCATCGGCGGCGGCGACACCGGCTCCGATTGCATCGGCACCTCGATACGCCATGGCGCGGTCTCCATCACCCAGTTGGAAATCCTGCCGAAACCGCCCGAAAAGGAAAACAAAGCCACCACCTGGCCCAACTGGCCCAACAAGCTGCGGACCTCCAGTTCCCACGAAGAAGGCTGCGAGCGCATGTGGAGCGTCGATACCGTGTCACTGGAAGGCGAAAACGGCCAGGTCACCCAGATCAACTGCGTCAAGGTGGAATGGAAGAACGAAGGCGGGCGCTGGGTCATGAACAAGGTCGAAGGCAGCGAATTCAGCCTGAAAGCCGATATGGTGCTGCTGGCCATGGGCTTCGTGCATCCGGTCCATGGCGGCATGTTGCAGGAACTCGGGGTCGATCTCGACGAGCGCCGCAACGTCAAGGCCAACACCCTGGACTACCGCACTTCCCTCGACAAGGTCTTCACCGCCGGCGATATGCGCCGCGGCCAATCCCTGGTAGTCTGGGCCATCCGCGAAGGTCGGCAATGCGCCCGCGCCGTCGATGAATACCTGATGGGCGCTTCCGAGCTACCACGCTGA
- the cysQ gene encoding 3'(2'),5'-bisphosphate nucleotidase CysQ, with product MPIRKEPSHFLEPVIALAKEAGRRIMEIYESDFRVGVKEDNSPLTAADLASHHCLVEGLEALHPAYPVLSEESKALPFAARSAWETYWLIDPLDGTKEFVKRNGEFTVNVALIHRHLPVLGVVYAPAKDLCYFASEGCGAFRQAGGAEPGSLHVWTQAPHRLRVVGSRSHGGEALDLYLSRVGEHELVSIGSSLKLCWVAEGSADLYPRIGLTSEWDTAAAHCVVNEAGGQVTDLAGRPLLYNAKESLLNPYFLVFGDKSRDWSGYAAGIEG from the coding sequence ATGCCCATTAGAAAAGAACCCTCGCATTTCCTCGAACCCGTCATCGCGCTCGCCAAGGAGGCCGGCCGCCGTATCATGGAGATTTACGAATCGGACTTCCGGGTCGGCGTCAAGGAGGACAACTCCCCCTTGACCGCCGCCGACCTGGCTTCCCATCATTGCCTGGTCGAGGGCTTGGAAGCCCTGCATCCGGCCTATCCGGTGCTGTCCGAGGAATCCAAAGCCTTGCCCTTCGCGGCCCGTTCGGCTTGGGAGACCTATTGGCTGATCGATCCCCTGGACGGCACCAAGGAATTCGTCAAGCGCAACGGGGAATTCACCGTCAATGTCGCCTTGATCCACCGCCACCTGCCGGTGCTGGGCGTGGTCTACGCTCCGGCCAAGGATTTGTGCTATTTCGCTTCCGAAGGCTGCGGAGCGTTCCGCCAAGCGGGCGGGGCCGAACCCGGCAGCCTGCATGTCTGGACCCAGGCACCGCACAGGCTGCGCGTGGTGGGCAGCCGCTCCCATGGTGGGGAAGCCTTGGACCTTTATCTGAGCCGGGTCGGCGAACACGAACTGGTGTCCATCGGCAGCTCGCTCAAGCTGTGCTGGGTGGCCGAAGGCAGCGCCGACCTTTATCCCCGTATCGGCCTGACCTCGGAATGGGATACGGCGGCGGCGCATTGCGTGGTCAACGAGGCGGGCGGTCAGGTGACCGATTTGGCGGGGCGTCCCTTGTTGTACAACGCCAAGGAATCCCTCCTCAATCCGTATTTCCTGGTGTTCGGCGATAAATCCAGGGATTGGAGCGGCTACGCGGCGGGTATCGAGGGCTAG
- a CDS encoding RyR domain-containing protein: MNGYIPNPIDTTAVELTEDIRQLTERLAEHTHDTWATQRLADGWRFGPVRDDAKLEHPCLIPYAELPDSEKEYDRQTALQTLKAIIALGYRIER; encoded by the coding sequence ATGAATGGATATATCCCCAATCCCATCGACACCACCGCCGTCGAACTCACGGAAGACATCCGCCAGCTCACCGAACGCCTAGCCGAGCACACCCACGATACCTGGGCCACGCAACGCTTGGCGGACGGCTGGCGCTTCGGCCCGGTGCGCGACGATGCCAAGCTGGAACACCCCTGCCTGATTCCCTACGCCGAACTGCCAGACTCGGAAAAGGAATACGACCGCCAAACCGCCCTGCAAACCCTGAAAGCCATCATCGCCCTGGGCTACCGCATCGAGCGTTAA